From a region of the Synchiropus splendidus isolate RoL2022-P1 chromosome 12, RoL_Sspl_1.0, whole genome shotgun sequence genome:
- the aicda gene encoding single-stranded DNA cytosine deaminase encodes MISKLDSVLLPQKKFIYHYKNMRWARGRHETYLCFVVKRRNGPDSHSFDFGHLRNRSGCHVELLFLRYLRALCPGLWGFGSSDGRRLSYSITWFCSWSPCANCSFALSQFLTQTPNLRLRIFVSRLYYCDMEDSLEREGLRMLKKAGVQLTVMSYKDYFYCWQTFVARKQSNFKAWDDLHQNSVRLARKLTRILQPSEIEDLRDAFKLLGF; translated from the exons ATGATTTCCAAACTAGACAG tgtgttgTTGCCTCAAAAAAAGTTCATCTACCACTACAAGAACATGCGTTGGGCCCGTGGGCGTCATGAGACCTACCTTTGCTTTGTTGTGAAGAGACGAAACGGACCAGACTCACACTCTTTTGACTTCGGACACCTACGCAACCGCAGTGGCTGTCATGTGGAG TTGCTGTTTCTGCGCTACCTGAGAGCGCTGTGTCCTGGACTTTGGGGTTTTGGAAGTTCGGATGGAAGGAGACTGAGTTACTCCAtcacctggttctgctcctGGTCTCCCTGTGCCAACTGCTCCTTCGCCCTCTCACAGTTCCTCACTCAGACTCCCAACCTGCGCCTCAGAATCTTCGTATCCCGCCTGTACTACTGCGACATGGAGGACAGCCTGGAGAGGGAGGGACTCCGGATGCTGAAGAAAGCTGGAGTGCAACTCACTGTCATGAGTTACAAAG ACTACTTCTACTGCTGGCAGACTTTTGTGGCTCGGAAGCAAAGTAACTTCAAGGCCTGGGACGATCTGCACCAAAACTCTGTTCGCCTAGCGAGAAAACTCACTCGCATCCTTCAG CCCAGTGAGATTGAAGATTTAAGAGATGCATTTAAACTTCTTGGATTTTAA
- the necap1 gene encoding adaptin ear-binding coat-associated protein 1: MASEGQSEYESVLCVKPEVNVYRIPPRASNRAIRAADWKLDTPDWSGRMRVTARGKVAYVKLEDKISGELFAQAPVDTYPGIAVETVSDSSRYFVLRIQDDNGRSAFIGIGFVDRGDAFDFNVALQDHFKWVKQENEFTKQAQAPDSTPKLDLGFKEGQTITLNIGQSKRKERSRPQSSGGLGLLPPPPGGKLAPPPSSRTNNHNIQPPAGSDNTGCLLDLDSSNSNSVAPSNPTSTASSDLWGDFDSVAPK; this comes from the exons ATGGCGTCGGAGGGACAGTCCGAGTACGAGTCGGTGCTCTGCGTCAAACCCGAAGTCAACGTTTACCGGATCCCGCCCAGAGCATCCAACCGGGCGATCAG ggcTGCTGACTGGAAGCTGGACACTCCTGACTGGTCAGGACGCATGCGTGTGACGGCTCGGGGGAAAGTAGCCTATGTGAAACTGGAAGATAAAATCTCTG GGGAACTGTTTGCTCAAGCACCAGTGGACACATATCCTGGCATCGCAGTGGAAACAGTGAGCGACTCCAGTCGATACTTTGTCCTGCGTATCCAAGATGACAACG GCCGAAGTGCCTTCATAGGTATTGGATTTGTGGACCGAGGGGATGCCTTTGACTTCAACGTGGCTCTGCAGGATCACTTTAA ATGGGTGAAACAGGAAAATGAATTCACAAAGCAGGCACAGGCTCCAGACTCTACCCCGAAGTTGGACCTTGGATTCAAAGAGGGACAGACGATAACTCTAAATATTGGG CAATCTAAACGGAAGGAAAGGTCTCGCCCGCAGAGTTCTGGTGGACTTGGGCTTCTTCCGCCACCGCCAGGAGGCAAATTGGCTCCACCGCCTTCATCTAGAACCAACAACCATAACATCCAACCACCTGCAGGAAGTGACAACACAG GTTGTCTCCTGGATCTGGACTCCAGTAACTCCAACTCAGTGGCTCCTTCCAATCCAACATCAACCGCCAGCTCCGACTTGTGGGGGGATTTTGATTCTGTCGCCCCGAAGTGA